Within the Bacteroidales bacterium genome, the region TTCAACCTGATGTTTGCCACAGAAATGGGTTCAACTGCTGATGGTGCGTTAAAAGTATACCTTCGTCCGGAAACGGCACAGGGGATTTTTGTCAACTACCTGAATGTGCAGAAGACAGGGCGTATGAAGATACCTTTTGGGATTGCGCAGATAGGAAAGGCTTTCCGGAACGAGATTGTCGCCCGTCAGTTTATTTTCCGGATGCGTGAATTCGAACAGATGGAGATGCAGTTCTTTGTGCCTCCGGGAACGGAACTTGAGTGGTATGAAAAATGGAAGGAGACCCGGATGAAATGGCATCAGTCATTGGGTATGGGTAATCAGAAATACCGCTTCCATAAGCATGAGAAACTGGCGCATTATGCCAATGCAGCTTCCGATATAGAATTTGAATTCCCATTCGGATTCAAGGAACTGGAAGGGATACATTCCCGTACCGATTTCGATTTGAGCCAGCACCAGAAATATTCCGGTAAGAAAATACAGTATTTTGATCCGGAACGTAATGAGAGCTATACTCCTTTTGTGGTGGAGACATCCATAGGGGTCGACAGGATGTTCCTCAGCATTGTTTCCAATGCCTATACGGAAGAAAAACTGACCAAAGAAGATGGCTCGGTCGATGAACGTGTAGTGATGCGTATTCCGCCGGCTTTGGCGCCGGTGAAACTAGCGATACTTCCTTTGGTGAAGAAAGATGGTCTGGCGGAAAAAGCCACGGAAATTAAAAACAACCTTAAGTTTGCGTTTAATTGCCAGTACGATGAGAAAGATTCCATCGGAAAACGCTATCGCCGTCAGGATGCCATAGGAACCCCGTATTGTATCACTGTCGACCATCAGACGCTGACAGATGACACCGTGACCATTCGCTATCGCGATACCATGCAACAGGAAAGAGTATCTGTAAAGCAGTTATCGGATATTATCGCTGAAAAAGTGAGCATTAAGACTTTGTTGCAGGAGTTGGTATAACATGGATCATGAGTGGGATGATATCAGTTACCTGAAAAGTGGCTCAGACAGGCAACGTCAGGCATATGATACCTTACAGGAAATAGGTATATTCGACTATCTTGCGGATTATCACCCTGTTCTTGCCGGAACCATCCCGATCCATATAGACCTTCCGGAAAGTGATCTGGATATTATTTGCAAAATGGATGATATATCCTCTTTTCGGGATCTGATATTCCGGTTATTTTCCGGATATGATGATTTTCATGAAAAAATAAGCGGAGACACTTTCATTGCGAACTTCACGAGTAATCATTTCAGGATCGAAATATTCGCTAGGCCCGTTCCTGTTAAGGAACAGGAGGCATACAGGCATATGATCGTCGAATACAGGCTTTTGAAGTTGTTGGGCGAATCTTTCCGGGAAGCGGTCATAAAAGTAAAGTCGGATGGAATGAAAACTGAACCGGCTTTTTGTAAGGTTTTGCAGATAGAAGGAAACCCTTACCGTTCGATACTGGAGCTGGCATCTTTTTCCGATCATGAATTATCGCTTATGTTTGGGGACAAAATTACCAACAGCCATGCCTGATCAAACCACCATCTGTGCCATATCTACGCCGGCAGGGCAGGGGGGGATCGCCGTGATCCGTATCTCCGGTCCCGATGCTTTTGCGATTTGTGATACGGTATACCGTCCGATGAAGAAAAGTTATTCTGTTGCAGAACAGTTCCCTAATACAATCAGTTTCGGGCATATTATCCGGCAGGCAGACATCATCGATGAGGTTTTGGTGTCGGTTTTCCGGGCCCCTCATTCATATACCGGTGAAGATACCGTTGAAATATCCTGTCATGGTTCCATCTTTATACAGCAGGAGATACTGAAACTGCTGGTGGAGCAGGGCTGCAAAATAGCTGCACCGGGTGAATATACACAAAGGGCATACCTGAATGGAAAACTGGACTTGTCACAAGCGGAGGCTGTCGGCGATCTGATTGCTGCGTCATCTGCTGCATCCCATAAGATTGCGGTACAGCAGATGAGAGGTGGATTCAGCCACCGGTTATCCATATTACGGGACCAGTTGCTGAATTTTACATCCCTGGTGGAACTGGAACTGGACTTTAGTGAGGAAGATGTTGAGTTTGCCGATCGTACCGAGTTGAGGATACTGGCATCTGAAATCGAGACGGAGATCAGGCGCCTGACCGATTCTTTTGCTGCAGGAAATGCAATCAAAAACGGAATACCCGTAGCTATTATCGGTGCCACCAATGCAGGAAAATCTACATTGCTGAATCAACTACTGAAAGAAGATAAGGCCATTGTATCCGATATACACGGGACCACCAGGGATGTGATCGAGGATACCATCATTATCGACGGACTGATGTTCCGCTTTATCGATACGGCAGGTATCCGGGAAACAAATGATGCCATCGAGCGGATAGGAATTGAACGGACATTCCGGAAAATCGAACAATCGTCGATTGTCCTTTGGGTGATCGATTTGACGGAAGAACCAGATAGTACCGGTTCATTTGCCGGTATGATCATTGAAAAATGCAGGGACCGGCAACTGATCCTTGTATTGAATAAATCCGACCGGCTGGAAGAGAATGAGCTGGAAAAGAAATTGGAATATTACCGTCATTTCGATAAGGATTGTATGGTGATTTCAGCAAAATCCGATACTGATATTGTTTTACTGGAGACGAAACTGGTCGCTTCCGCTCATCTGCCACAGATCGGAGAAAATGATATTGTTGTGACCAATATGCGGCACTACGAGGCATTGTCACGGGCTTTACTGGCCATTGAGAAGGTGATCCGGGGACTGGATGATCATATTCCCGGTGATCTGCTGGCACAGGATATACGGGACTGTTTGTATGATCTGGGAACGATTACCGGGCAACAGATACATTCCGAAGAGGTACTTCAAAATATTTTTAAGAATTTTTGTATTGGGAAGTAAATCTTGGTCATCAGCGGTTAAGAAAAATTGCGATTATCTGAAGAGAAATGTAAAATAAGTTATAGCAATTAATTCTTTTTTTCTCTGATTTCCATAAGTCCCATTGGTTTATATCTATCACAATATACTTCAATTCCCAATTTCATAATCAGTGCAATTATTGAAACTGCAATCATTTTTATTCCAATTCCTAAACCAATCAAACAGGATAAAACAGCTGTTTTTATATAACCCTTTGATAGAATTAATTGCATACCATTATTAAACCATACTTGATAAATTTCACTTTCAGGATTACATAATGAGTTGTATAGTACTCGTTTAATAGATTGGAAAACAGTTATTCCAACCTCTGCATCTTTTAATTTTTGTTCAGGACTAGGAAGTGTAAGCCTTTCATTATGTGTCAATTGTTTTGTTGAAAAGTCATATACTAAAAATATTAAATCCTTTGTTGATTTAGGCGAAGCTTGCCCAATTTGCTCAAATATTTCTTGGTCAGATAAATTTTGAATTAAATTTATAACATCCTGTTCGATTTCGTTTTCATCAAATTCTGGATTTGATGAATTCTTTAAGGAACAAAGAGCAACTTCTTCATTAAATCTATTAATTATTTCTTCATGAAATATTTTTCTTGTTCGCTCCGATTTTATAACTGTTTGGTTGGTTAATACTTCTTTAATGAATGGCTTTGCTTTTTCTACTTCTTGTAATCGTAGATAAGCAATGGCTAACAAAGTTGTACTTTCCAAGTAAATTCTTGTTTGTCTGTTCAATATTGTTCTATTAGAATTTAGTCCACTAATAGCGAATTCAAAGTCACATAAATCAATAGCAAATTCAAATAACTTATTTTTTGATTGACAGAGACGAACATAATGTTGAGTCGGCCCTAAGATAACTTGTATATCATGCACTAAACCTTTTGCAGTCTGATAATCCCTATTTTTAATGGCAAAATCAAGTTTAGGTTCTAGAGTCTTTAATCTTTCTTTTTGTTTTTCTGTTAATGACTGTTTCATAGTGTGTTATCTTTTGTAGATAAAGTAATTTCAAAAATCAAAACTAAATATTATTAACCAAAATTTTCATCTTTCCATATGAGTAAGTAAGTCCCCATAATTAAGCTGCATGATTTTTAAAGTTCACATACACGACTCCTCCTTAGTATTTAGAGTGAAGCGTATGAAGGCTGAAAATTATCATTTAAACTAATTCTGTTGATCTACTTAAATCTATTATGTAAGGATTTTTTCATTTAGAAGTAAAAAACGTTATAGGCTGATTATACAATTCAGCTAATTCCAAAAGTGCCAGAAAATCAACCCTTCTCGAACCGTTTTCAAGTTTAGATAACTCACTTTGGGTAATTATACCAGTGCCAGCAACCTGTTTTTGAGTAAATCCAGCTTTTTCTCTGGCTTCAATCAGCTTGGCCGATAGTAATCGTCTTTTCTTTGTATATTCCTGTTTGTTCATGGCATAATGGAAAAATTCCACTATGCAATATTATATACAGAATTTTGCTATTCCATTTTGGAATATTCTGAAAGATTATTTGTATATTTGCAGGAAATAAAATTGATAAAGTAGCGTCGCAAAACGTCTCATAGTAGAAAACTGCCAATTTTCAAAAACAAACGAGACGAAAGTGCTGAGCTCATGCTATATTTGTATCTTATAGCGTGGGCTCACCTGTTTCGTTTGTTGGGTAGGCAGTACCTCTACTATGGAGCAGTGTGAGTTCCACGCTTTTTCTATGTGTATGGTTTGTTGGGAACTGCAAACACAATTTTACAACCGTGGAGAATCAATTCAAACATCTCCTGAATCTCATCTCTCATTCATTAAAAGTTCTAAATCGCTCAATCAATCAAATCCGGAAAACATACCCCAACAATACAATATGCGTGATAGAATATATTGAGGAAGATACATATAAGAATGTTTTAGAAATAAGATTTGATGACGACAACACTACTCTTTCCTGCTCGTTTAACAAATGGGGAAAATGTAACACGGTTTACTTTTTTCTCGAATGTATTGATGATATTGATTTACTTATAGAAATGCTGAACGATCTGTATGAATACAATAATCAGAGAAAACAATGGCAGATTTTCAGAAGTTTTCTGGGCATCACAAAGACATCAAGTGGTATATGTTTCATCATTTTTATATCAATTTACAAAAGATGAAAAGTCTATACGTCGTATTACCCAAATAATACTATATACTTCTGGCGTTCGGCTTAATTTATAATTAAAATCGTTGAGAATACTACGCTAAGTTGGCTGTGCCGAGCTAAAGGTTAAGCCGTTGTATTGAACTTTTGGACAATCCTTTTGCAAAAATAGAGATGTTCTGCATTCTCAATTTGGTGGAATGCAGCACTTGAAAGACCCCGGTTGCTGTTCTTTTCTGGAGGAGTTATTTTTGTCATTAGAAATACAAACTGATGTTGCGCAGAGACTGGGTTTTTATTCCAAAAATAAGCGTTTCGCCATGAAATGGCAGGTTATTTTAGCCCAATGGCTTCAGCCTTGGGAAATGAAAACGAATTCGGACAAAGCGGGCTGTAAGCCCAGGTTAACTAATTAACCTGGGCTTACAGCCCGGAGAATCAAAAATGATCAATATCCCGGGGCGTTGCCGTCGGGCTAAATTAAAACGGACTTACAATCCTTGATATATTGATGTTTGAAAGCAATATTATCAAAATCATTCCTATGCTTAATGATCATGCTGATAGATAACCCAAGCGGATTATTACGTAACATCAGATACTGACTAAACTATGATAGATATACGAGGCTTATTTGATCCAGCCGGAAGCATACCTGTCTTAAAACTATCGTCTGTTTCTATTAAATAATTCTACTCTCATATTAATAATGCCCTATGATAGTGCAAAAAATGCACAAAAATGCACTTTCAAAGTGCATTTTTGTTATCTTTGTAAAAAAGTGAAATATGGATAAGTTATTCGAATACTCAAATAAGCTGATAAAAGAAATCGGCACAATGTTTTTCCGATATATATATAACGAAATAAATTGGAAGAACAGGATGATAGGACTTATTGGACCTCGTGGCGTTGGTAAGACAACATTGGTCTTGCAATACATCAAGCAAAATCTTAATCCTGCCGAAACACTTTATGTAACGGCAGAGGATTTTTATTTTGTAGATAACAGATTTACCGATCTGGCAGATACTTTTGTTAAACATGGCGGTAAATACCTGTTTATTGACGAAATCCATAAATACAAAGATTGGGCAAAGGAACTAAAGTTGATTTACGACTATCACAAAGAGTTGAATGTCGTATTCACTGGTTCTTCAGTTCTGGATATAAAAAAGGGAGCTTCCGATTTAAGCCGCAGGGCAGTTATATACAATATGCAAGGTTTATCGTTTCGGGAATATCTGCAGTTGTTTCATAATATTTCTGCAAAAACTTATTCATTAGATGAAATATTGCAACATGAGGTTGAATTGCCTGTACAACACCCGCTACCTCTTTTCTCTGATTATTTAAAGACAGGGTATTATCCGTTTGCTTTAGAAGAAGATTTCGGATTACGTTTAGGGCAGATTATCAATCAGACATTGGAGAATGATATTCCGATGTTTGCTGATATGAATGTAGCAACCGGACGAAAGCTAAAGCAATTACTTGCTATAATCTCTAAAAGCGCACCATTCAAGCCCAACATGAGTAAAATCGCTGAAATGTTATCCGCCAGCCGGAACAATATTTCGGACTATTGCCTGTATATAGAGGAAGCGGGTATGATATCCCAATTGAGAGACAATACAAGCGGTATTCGGGGACTAGGAAAAGTAGATAAAATATATTTGGATAATACCAATCTGATTTATAATCTTACAGAAGATACATCTGATATAGGTAATATTAGAGAAACATTCTTCTTCAATCAAATGCGGGTAAAATATAATGTATTTTCATCTCCTGTTGCTGATTTCCTGATCGATGATAAAATTTTTGAAGTTGGAGGTAAAAACAAGGGACAAAAACAGATTAAAGAGGTTGAGA harbors:
- a CDS encoding glycine--tRNA ligase — its product is FNLMFATEMGSTADGALKVYLRPETAQGIFVNYLNVQKTGRMKIPFGIAQIGKAFRNEIVARQFIFRMREFEQMEMQFFVPPGTELEWYEKWKETRMKWHQSLGMGNQKYRFHKHEKLAHYANAASDIEFEFPFGFKELEGIHSRTDFDLSQHQKYSGKKIQYFDPERNESYTPFVVETSIGVDRMFLSIVSNAYTEEKLTKEDGSVDERVVMRIPPALAPVKLAILPLVKKDGLAEKATEIKNNLKFAFNCQYDEKDSIGKRYRRQDAIGTPYCITVDHQTLTDDTVTIRYRDTMQQERVSVKQLSDIIAEKVSIKTLLQELV
- a CDS encoding DUF4269 domain-containing protein; this translates as MDHEWDDISYLKSGSDRQRQAYDTLQEIGIFDYLADYHPVLAGTIPIHIDLPESDLDIICKMDDISSFRDLIFRLFSGYDDFHEKISGDTFIANFTSNHFRIEIFARPVPVKEQEAYRHMIVEYRLLKLLGESFREAVIKVKSDGMKTEPAFCKVLQIEGNPYRSILELASFSDHELSLMFGDKITNSHA
- the mnmE gene encoding tRNA uridine-5-carboxymethylaminomethyl(34) synthesis GTPase MnmE — encoded protein: MPDQTTICAISTPAGQGGIAVIRISGPDAFAICDTVYRPMKKSYSVAEQFPNTISFGHIIRQADIIDEVLVSVFRAPHSYTGEDTVEISCHGSIFIQQEILKLLVEQGCKIAAPGEYTQRAYLNGKLDLSQAEAVGDLIAASSAASHKIAVQQMRGGFSHRLSILRDQLLNFTSLVELELDFSEEDVEFADRTELRILASEIETEIRRLTDSFAAGNAIKNGIPVAIIGATNAGKSTLLNQLLKEDKAIVSDIHGTTRDVIEDTIIIDGLMFRFIDTAGIRETNDAIERIGIERTFRKIEQSSIVLWVIDLTEEPDSTGSFAGMIIEKCRDRQLILVLNKSDRLEENELEKKLEYYRHFDKDCMVISAKSDTDIVLLETKLVASAHLPQIGENDIVVTNMRHYEALSRALLAIEKVIRGLDDHIPGDLLAQDIRDCLYDLGTITGQQIHSEEVLQNIFKNFCIGK
- a CDS encoding helix-turn-helix domain-containing protein — translated: MNKQEYTKKRRLLSAKLIEAREKAGFTQKQVAGTGIITQSELSKLENGSRRVDFLALLELAELYNQPITFFTSK
- a CDS encoding AAA family ATPase translates to MDKLFEYSNKLIKEIGTMFFRYIYNEINWKNRMIGLIGPRGVGKTTLVLQYIKQNLNPAETLYVTAEDFYFVDNRFTDLADTFVKHGGKYLFIDEIHKYKDWAKELKLIYDYHKELNVVFTGSSVLDIKKGASDLSRRAVIYNMQGLSFREYLQLFHNISAKTYSLDEILQHEVELPVQHPLPLFSDYLKTGYYPFALEEDFGLRLGQIINQTLENDIPMFADMNVATGRKLKQLLAIISKSAPFKPNMSKIAEMLSASRNNISDYCLYIEEAGMISQLRDNTSGIRGLGKVDKIYLDNTNLIYNLTEDTSDIGNIRETFFFNQMRVKYNVFSSPVADFLIDDKIFEVGGKNKGQKQIKEVENGYIVKDDIESGYLNIVPLWQFGMSY